One part of the Mesorhizobium sp. M4B.F.Ca.ET.058.02.1.1 genome encodes these proteins:
- a CDS encoding inorganic diphosphatase, whose product MPDYLRLPTTTKGLVRVVIETPRGAEAKIAYDRATRTFGYVRPLPAGMTYPYDWGFIPSTLGDDGDPLDGLVIHQAASAPGIVIKCDLLGALRVKQKDSGGEALRNDRYVFCPHREDAADEPVATDRVPDDLRREIEQFFLSSVLGTGKTIKFKGWQNADEARRAIKKGMKAFAACK is encoded by the coding sequence ATGCCCGATTATCTGAGGCTGCCGACCACAACGAAGGGGCTTGTCAGAGTGGTGATTGAAACCCCGCGTGGCGCGGAGGCGAAGATTGCCTACGATCGCGCAACCCGGACCTTCGGTTATGTCCGCCCCTTACCGGCCGGGATGACTTATCCCTACGACTGGGGTTTTATCCCTTCGACCTTGGGCGATGATGGCGATCCCCTCGACGGGCTGGTCATCCACCAGGCGGCTTCCGCTCCTGGCATCGTCATCAAATGCGACCTGTTGGGTGCATTGCGTGTCAAGCAGAAGGACTCCGGTGGCGAGGCCTTGCGCAACGACCGCTATGTCTTCTGTCCCCATAGAGAAGATGCTGCCGATGAGCCGGTTGCGACCGATCGTGTGCCAGATGACCTGCGGCGCGAAATCGAGCAGTTCTTTCTGTCGTCCGTGCTGGGGACGGGCAAGACCATCAAGTTCAAGGGATGGCAGAATGCCGACGAGGCTCGCAGGGCGATCAAGAAGGGCATGAAGGCCTTTGCCGCCTGTAAATGA
- a CDS encoding GtrA family protein, with translation MPEHRFTAGVKFLARFGSVGIAATILYAVLAAVFARADRIGFTPVQASLAAYAAAALFSYLAHKSFSFMSAGPHRSEAPRFLLLSATGLGVAYAAPTLFTVMLGLPLFVPILLTCLIIPALNLIALDRWVFAGREADRRGDPS, from the coding sequence ATGCCTGAGCACCGTTTCACCGCCGGCGTGAAATTCCTGGCGCGCTTCGGATCGGTCGGCATCGCCGCGACGATTCTTTACGCCGTCCTGGCCGCGGTCTTCGCCCGGGCGGACAGGATCGGCTTCACGCCGGTGCAGGCCTCGCTCGCCGCTTATGCTGCGGCGGCGCTGTTTTCCTACCTGGCGCACAAGTCCTTCAGCTTCATGTCGGCCGGACCGCATCGCTCGGAAGCGCCACGTTTCCTGCTGCTGTCCGCGACCGGCCTTGGCGTCGCCTATGCTGCGCCCACGCTCTTCACGGTGATGCTCGGCCTGCCGCTTTTCGTCCCCATCCTGCTGACCTGCCTGATCATCCCGGCGCTCAATCTTATCGCGCTCGACCGCTGGGTCTTTGCCGGGCGGGAAGCCGACCGACGGGGCGACCCGTCCTGA
- a CDS encoding class I SAM-dependent methyltransferase, giving the protein MSEHFDSYDASYGEVVEGSIRFSGLQHDFFLAAKADLLRRLVGERCLRQGGADVRGLDVGCGVGALHPYLDGAFDRLDGCDVSQKSLARARRDNPHIAYTACTTDRLPYQDGAFDLAFASCVVHHVPPASRPNFFHEMRRVLRQGGVACIIEHNPYNPLTRIAVFRCPFDEDAVLLGAGEAARLLRDAGFRYIRSEHFLLLPSARPFARKVERALAALPLGAQYTCVAYA; this is encoded by the coding sequence ATGTCCGAACACTTCGACAGCTATGACGCCAGCTACGGCGAGGTGGTTGAAGGCTCGATCCGGTTCTCCGGCCTACAGCATGACTTCTTCCTCGCCGCCAAGGCCGACCTTTTGCGGCGCCTGGTCGGCGAGCGGTGCCTTCGCCAGGGCGGCGCGGACGTGCGCGGGCTCGATGTGGGCTGCGGTGTCGGCGCGCTCCATCCCTATCTCGATGGCGCCTTTGATCGTCTTGACGGCTGCGACGTCTCGCAGAAATCGCTCGCGCGTGCCCGCCGCGACAACCCGCATATCGCCTACACCGCCTGCACCACGGATCGCCTGCCTTACCAAGACGGCGCCTTCGACCTGGCCTTCGCCAGTTGCGTCGTCCACCACGTGCCGCCCGCTTCTCGGCCCAATTTTTTCCATGAGATGAGGCGTGTCCTGCGGCAGGGCGGCGTCGCCTGCATCATCGAGCACAATCCCTACAATCCGCTGACGCGTATCGCAGTGTTCCGCTGCCCGTTCGACGAGGACGCCGTTTTGCTTGGCGCGGGCGAGGCGGCACGGCTGCTTCGAGACGCGGGGTTCAGGTATATCCGGTCCGAGCATTTCCTGCTTCTGCCTTCAGCAAGACCCTTTGCCAGGAAGGTCGAGCGTGCGCTCGCCGCCCTGCCGCTCGGAGCGCAGTATACGTGTGTCGCTTATGCCTGA
- a CDS encoding glycosyltransferase family 2 protein: MQGIRTRVNVQCPRYSLVLPIYNEEEVLPRLVERINLLVDQLDAETEVIFVDDGSLDGSVKYLRRVVAAEPSFRLIEFSRNFGHQIAITAGMEAAAGEAVIVMDADLQDPPEVVLDLVAKWKEGFEIVYARRTRRQGESWFKRLSASLFYRLLEKMTPVDIPRDVGDFRLVGRKALETFKCMPEHDRFVRGMFGWMGFKQAAVPFERPARTLGETKYPFWKMLHLALHGIIGFSEKPLRLALWAGLAISALAVLFGAYATFAWLFQAGVIAGWTSTVVIVSLLCGINLFMTGVVGLYVGSIHAEVKRRPLYVIERLTGFNRSVRVASGERRASFSKAENRVPADVRTLRQL, from the coding sequence ATGCAGGGCATTCGGACGCGCGTGAACGTGCAGTGCCCGCGCTACTCATTAGTGCTGCCGATCTACAATGAGGAAGAGGTGCTGCCCCGGCTGGTCGAGAGAATTAACCTGCTGGTGGATCAACTGGACGCAGAGACCGAGGTCATCTTCGTCGACGATGGAAGCCTCGACGGAAGCGTGAAATACCTTCGGCGCGTGGTCGCCGCCGAGCCGAGCTTCCGGCTGATCGAGTTTTCCCGCAACTTCGGACACCAGATCGCCATCACGGCCGGCATGGAGGCGGCGGCGGGCGAGGCCGTCATCGTCATGGATGCCGATCTGCAAGATCCCCCGGAAGTAGTTCTCGACTTGGTGGCGAAGTGGAAGGAAGGCTTCGAGATCGTCTATGCAAGGCGCACCAGACGACAGGGTGAATCCTGGTTCAAGCGTTTGTCAGCGAGCCTCTTCTACCGCCTGCTGGAGAAGATGACCCCGGTCGACATTCCGCGCGATGTCGGCGACTTCCGCCTGGTCGGCCGCAAGGCGCTGGAGACCTTCAAATGCATGCCGGAGCACGACCGCTTCGTCAGGGGCATGTTCGGCTGGATGGGCTTCAAACAGGCGGCGGTCCCCTTCGAGCGACCGGCGCGCACGCTGGGCGAGACCAAATACCCGTTCTGGAAGATGCTGCATCTCGCGCTCCACGGCATCATCGGCTTCTCGGAGAAACCGCTGCGTCTGGCGCTTTGGGCGGGATTGGCCATTTCAGCCCTTGCCGTGTTGTTCGGGGCTTACGCTACCTTTGCCTGGCTCTTTCAGGCGGGCGTCATAGCCGGCTGGACTTCGACCGTGGTGATAGTGTCGCTGCTCTGCGGCATCAATCTTTTCATGACGGGCGTGGTCGGGCTTTACGTCGGCAGCATCCATGCCGAAGTCAAACGCCGACCCCTCTACGTGATTGAAAGGCTGACCGGCTTTAATCGCTCGGTGCGCGTCGCCTCGGGCGAGCGGCGGGCATCGTTTAGCAAGGCAGAGAACCGGGTTCCCGCTGATGTCCGAACACTTCGACAGCTATGA
- a CDS encoding DUF3618 domain-containing protein: MNDKSAAELERDADIARAKLTDTADSIRHKMTPGQLIDEFTGTFAGGDFSSMLDNLRTQVRDNPLPVTMVGAGLAWLMFGKGPSADDLSDLLGSGSSAARERGSRNAESDYDWQGSQGADSRPSTTEQTSQLSGVTHSIVSTASGVADAVSGIANDARDTLSGTAAGVRSGAVRMGRPMQDLLQSEPLAVAAVGLVVGTAIGAMLPHTDTEDEVLGGYSQKLRDNAEKVLDQGVEQAKEVAAEAYGAIKEEAARQSSDGSSGTVMSKLGKVVRSTADNTEEAVRERLSEADKP, from the coding sequence ATGAACGACAAATCTGCAGCCGAGCTCGAACGCGATGCTGACATCGCGCGCGCAAAATTGACGGACACGGCGGATTCGATCCGCCACAAGATGACCCCGGGTCAATTGATCGATGAGTTCACCGGAACGTTTGCGGGAGGCGATTTCTCCTCGATGCTCGATAACCTCAGGACACAGGTCCGAGACAACCCGCTGCCGGTTACCATGGTCGGTGCCGGCTTGGCCTGGCTGATGTTCGGTAAGGGTCCATCGGCCGATGACCTAAGTGATCTTCTCGGTTCTGGCAGTTCGGCTGCTCGCGAGCGCGGTAGTCGGAACGCCGAATCTGACTATGATTGGCAAGGGAGCCAGGGAGCTGATTCCCGACCGAGCACGACAGAACAAACTTCCCAACTTTCCGGCGTCACACACTCAATTGTTTCCACCGCGAGCGGTGTAGCCGACGCCGTTTCCGGTATTGCAAACGACGCCAGAGACACACTGTCAGGCACGGCCGCTGGAGTGAGGTCCGGCGCGGTGCGGATGGGGCGGCCGATGCAGGATCTCTTGCAGAGCGAACCGCTGGCCGTCGCCGCGGTCGGCCTGGTGGTGGGAACTGCTATCGGCGCAATGCTGCCACACACGGATACGGAAGACGAGGTGCTTGGCGGCTACAGCCAGAAACTTCGCGACAATGCGGAGAAGGTTCTCGATCAAGGCGTCGAACAGGCGAAGGAGGTTGCGGCCGAGGCTTATGGCGCAATCAAGGAGGAGGCTGCCCGACAGAGCTCCGATGGTTCGTCTGGCACGGTGATGAGCAAACTCGGCAAGGTGGTGAGATCGACAGCCGACAACACCGAGGAAGCAGTTCGCGAGCGCTTGTCGGAGGCCGACAAACCATAG
- a CDS encoding phage holin family protein encodes MSNAHDTRSLATLVSELAQQVTTLLQAEGRLLRAEISEKASKAGAGAVEILGGAICLLAALLVLLQALVIALASAGLGAGWSSLLVGVIVALLGVTLLRNGMAGMTVSELTPDRTQDQLKRDARVIKEQLR; translated from the coding sequence ATGAGCAACGCTCACGACACCCGAAGCTTGGCCACGCTCGTCAGCGAGCTCGCGCAGCAAGTGACAACCTTGTTGCAGGCTGAGGGCAGGCTGTTGCGGGCCGAAATTTCGGAGAAGGCAAGCAAGGCTGGCGCCGGCGCTGTCGAGATTCTGGGAGGCGCGATCTGCCTCCTGGCCGCCTTGCTGGTGCTGCTGCAGGCTCTGGTGATCGCTTTGGCGAGCGCAGGGCTGGGCGCGGGATGGTCTTCACTGCTGGTCGGCGTCATCGTCGCCCTGCTTGGCGTCACTCTTTTGCGCAACGGCATGGCTGGCATGACGGTTTCCGAACTGACTCCCGACCGCACTCAAGACCAACTCAAGCGCGACGCGCGCGTGATCAAGGAACAGTTGAGATGA
- a CDS encoding low affinity iron permease family protein, translating to MSVLTSIGNLTSRPAAFLVLLAYSILWMVFDRQSLNWHGAATLVTWAMTLFIQRAEHRDTQAIHAKLAEMLRSNNSASNITRIEDQEPEEIEKHRVRKHQGD from the coding sequence ATGAGCGTGCTAACCTCGATCGGCAACTTGACCTCACGTCCCGCAGCCTTCCTGGTGTTGTTGGCTTATTCCATTCTTTGGATGGTTTTCGACCGGCAAAGTTTGAATTGGCATGGGGCGGCTACCCTCGTCACCTGGGCCATGACGCTGTTCATCCAGCGAGCAGAGCATCGCGACACACAGGCAATCCATGCGAAGCTGGCTGAAATGTTGCGATCAAATAACTCGGCTTCGAACATCACCCGAATTGAAGATCAGGAACCTGAGGAAATCGAAAAGCATCGCGTCCGCAAACACCAGGGAGATTGA